The following are encoded in a window of Qipengyuania soli genomic DNA:
- the lon gene encoding endopeptidase La: MTASFPLLPLRDIVVFPGMVVPLFVGRDKSVAALETAMEGSKDIFLLAQLDPGCDDPERDDLYDVGVVAQVLQLLKLPDGTVRVLVQGSRRATLDRLVEQGDHVVAEVSYRDAVTASGSEVLAMMRQVIEQFGEYAKLNKKIGEDAADQLTDIDDAGELADTIAASINAKVSDKQALLVEHDPLKRLEMVMSFMEGELSVLQVERRIRGRVKRQMEKTQREYYLNEQLKAIQNELGGGDEDGGNEIAELTEKIAKTKLSKEAREKAEAELKKLRSMQPMSAEATVIRNYLDVLLGLPWGKKSKVKKDIAKAQEILDADHYGLEKVKDRIIEYLAVQARTRKLKGPILCLVGPPGVGKTSLGKSIAKATGREFVRQSLGGVRDEAEIRGHRRTYIGSLPGKIVTNLKKAGKSNPLFLLDEIDKLGQDFRGDPASALLEVLDPEQNNKFQDHYLELDLDLSDIMFVTTANSLNLPQPLLDRMEIIRLEGYTEDEKVEIAKRHLLPKQVKEHGLKKGEFSLTEDGLRDLIRYYTREAGVRTLERELARLARKSLRKILEGKATSVEITTENLSDYAGVRKFKHGMGEEEAQVGAVTGLAWTEVGGELLTIESVTTPGKGEIKTTGKLGDVMTESIAAAFSFVKARAPHYGIKPSLFQRRNIHIHLPEGAVPKDGPSAGVGMVTSIVSALSGVAVRPDVAMTGEVTLRGRVLAIGGLKEKLLAALRGGIKKVLIPEENVKDLAEIPDNVKEGLEIVAVSHVDEVLEHALVSKPEPIEWTEADDLASQPDHPHTATPSPTAH, from the coding sequence ATGACTGCCAGCTTTCCCCTTCTTCCCCTTCGCGACATCGTCGTCTTTCCCGGCATGGTCGTCCCGCTTTTCGTGGGTCGCGACAAGTCGGTTGCCGCGCTGGAAACCGCGATGGAGGGATCTAAGGACATTTTCCTTCTCGCCCAGCTCGACCCGGGCTGCGACGACCCTGAGCGTGACGATCTCTACGACGTTGGCGTAGTGGCGCAGGTGCTGCAGCTCCTGAAGCTGCCCGACGGCACGGTCCGCGTGCTGGTCCAGGGCTCGCGTCGCGCCACGCTCGACCGGCTGGTCGAGCAGGGCGATCATGTCGTTGCCGAGGTTTCCTACCGCGATGCCGTGACCGCATCGGGCAGCGAAGTGCTGGCCATGATGCGCCAGGTGATCGAGCAGTTCGGCGAATATGCCAAGCTGAACAAGAAGATCGGCGAGGATGCTGCTGACCAGCTGACCGACATCGACGATGCCGGTGAACTGGCCGACACGATCGCCGCCTCGATCAATGCCAAGGTATCCGACAAGCAGGCGCTGCTGGTCGAGCACGATCCCCTGAAGCGGCTCGAGATGGTCATGTCCTTCATGGAAGGCGAGCTGTCTGTGCTGCAGGTAGAGCGTCGCATCCGTGGTCGCGTGAAGCGGCAGATGGAGAAGACGCAGCGCGAATATTACCTCAACGAGCAGTTGAAGGCGATCCAGAACGAGCTGGGTGGCGGCGATGAGGACGGCGGCAACGAGATCGCCGAACTGACCGAGAAGATCGCCAAGACCAAGCTATCAAAGGAAGCGCGCGAGAAGGCCGAGGCGGAACTCAAGAAGCTGCGCTCGATGCAGCCGATGAGCGCCGAGGCGACCGTCATCCGCAACTATCTCGACGTGCTGCTTGGCCTGCCCTGGGGCAAGAAGAGCAAGGTCAAGAAGGACATCGCCAAGGCGCAGGAAATCCTCGATGCGGATCACTACGGTCTCGAGAAGGTCAAGGACCGTATCATCGAATACCTCGCGGTGCAGGCGCGTACCCGCAAGTTGAAGGGGCCGATCCTGTGCCTCGTCGGCCCTCCGGGCGTAGGCAAGACGAGCCTCGGCAAGTCCATCGCCAAGGCGACGGGCCGCGAGTTCGTGCGCCAGTCGCTGGGCGGCGTGCGCGACGAGGCGGAGATTCGCGGACACCGCCGTACCTATATCGGCTCGCTCCCGGGCAAGATCGTCACCAATCTCAAGAAGGCCGGTAAGTCGAACCCGCTGTTCCTGCTCGATGAAATCGACAAGCTCGGACAGGATTTCCGCGGCGATCCGGCGTCGGCGCTGCTCGAAGTGCTCGACCCCGAACAGAACAACAAGTTCCAGGACCACTACCTGGAGCTCGACCTCGACCTGTCGGACATCATGTTCGTGACCACCGCGAACAGCCTCAACCTGCCGCAGCCGCTGCTCGACCGCATGGAGATCATCCGGCTCGAGGGTTACACCGAGGACGAGAAGGTCGAGATCGCCAAGCGCCACCTGCTGCCCAAGCAGGTCAAGGAGCATGGCCTGAAGAAGGGCGAGTTCTCGCTGACTGAGGATGGGCTGCGTGACCTCATCCGCTACTACACGCGCGAGGCAGGCGTCCGCACGCTCGAGCGCGAACTGGCACGACTGGCGCGTAAGTCGCTGCGCAAGATCCTCGAAGGCAAGGCGACGAGCGTCGAGATCACGACCGAAAACCTCAGCGACTATGCCGGCGTGCGCAAGTTCAAGCACGGCATGGGCGAGGAAGAGGCGCAGGTCGGCGCGGTCACGGGCCTTGCATGGACCGAGGTCGGCGGCGAGTTGCTCACCATCGAAAGCGTCACCACGCCGGGCAAGGGCGAGATCAAGACCACCGGCAAGCTCGGCGACGTGATGACCGAAAGCATCGCGGCCGCCTTCAGCTTCGTGAAGGCCCGCGCTCCGCACTACGGGATCAAGCCGAGCCTGTTCCAGCGCCGCAACATCCACATCCACCTTCCCGAAGGCGCGGTGCCCAAGGATGGTCCCAGCGCGGGTGTTGGCATGGTCACCTCGATTGTCTCCGCGCTGTCGGGCGTTGCCGTTCGCCCGGACGTTGCGATGACCGGCGAGGTCACATTGCGTGGTCGCGTGCTGGCCATCGGCGGTCTCAAGGAGAAGCTCCTCGCTGCGCTTCGCGGCGGGATCAAGAAGGTGCTGATTCCCGAAGAGAACGTGAAGGATCTGGCCGAGATTCCGGACAATGTGAAGGAAGGCCTCGAGATCGTCGCCGTCTCGCATGTCGACGAGGTGCTCGAACACGCACTGGTTTCGAAGCCGGAGCCGATCGAGTGGACCGAGGCGGATGATCTGGCCAGCCAGCCCGACCACCCGCACACCGCAACGCCTTCGCCGACCGCGCATTAG
- a CDS encoding DNA polymerase III subunit gamma/tau, whose amino-acid sequence MGDSPENMDSPPWSEEKDEPKPSAAELEEAGQESMFGAPEPRTVPDEALHSQVPDAPKPVKVAAQPYRVLARKYRPQTFAELIGQEAMVRTLANAIARDRLAHAFLMTGVRGVGKTSTARLIAKALNCIGPDGQGGPTISPCGQCEPCRAIAEGRHIDVIEMDAASHTGVDDVREIIEAVRYAAVSARYKIYIIDEVHMLSRNAFNALLKTLEEPPAHVKFLFATTEVEKLPVTVLSRTQRFDLRRIPVELLQAHFAEICRKEGIEAEPEALHIVANAAEGSARDGLSILDQAIAHADLETEGRVTAERVRDMLGLADKTAQRRLFGHLLAGEGKSLLGLIDEQYALGVEPLALMRAQMDLAHRIALAQVSGGEVDATTAEERDQISGWASSLEVGQVHRLWQLLLKGHEEVRLAPDPLVSLRMALLRVMHAGQMPDPGKLAKKLEELAERGPTPSQTPTNAESATPAASASLDWATLVDKIDHAGQPLAASVMRLQVRVQELADGILKFGRDPKFTDDVLPMLRDALLAVTGKRWSVEVIPGGEGAPSLVEQAEAAREAAAAATRSHPLVKAAFEAFPYAELIEDGADAPRRRDIPWSRNA is encoded by the coding sequence ATGGGTGATTCACCAGAGAATATGGATTCGCCTCCTTGGTCGGAGGAAAAGGACGAGCCGAAACCGAGCGCCGCCGAACTGGAGGAGGCCGGACAGGAATCGATGTTCGGTGCGCCGGAGCCCCGTACGGTGCCTGATGAAGCGCTTCATTCGCAGGTCCCGGATGCGCCCAAACCGGTCAAAGTGGCCGCACAGCCATACCGCGTTCTCGCGCGCAAGTACCGTCCGCAGACGTTTGCCGAACTGATCGGCCAGGAGGCGATGGTCCGCACGTTGGCCAATGCCATCGCGCGCGACCGGCTCGCTCATGCCTTCCTGATGACCGGTGTCCGCGGGGTCGGGAAAACCTCGACCGCCCGGCTCATCGCAAAGGCGCTCAATTGTATCGGGCCGGACGGGCAGGGCGGGCCGACGATCAGCCCATGTGGTCAGTGCGAGCCCTGCCGTGCCATCGCGGAAGGCCGCCATATCGACGTGATCGAGATGGACGCTGCCTCGCACACCGGTGTCGACGACGTGCGCGAGATCATCGAGGCGGTGCGCTATGCCGCCGTCTCGGCGCGATACAAGATCTACATCATCGACGAAGTCCACATGTTGTCGCGCAATGCTTTCAATGCCTTGCTGAAGACACTTGAGGAGCCGCCGGCGCATGTGAAGTTCCTCTTCGCGACCACCGAGGTCGAGAAACTGCCGGTCACGGTTCTCAGCCGCACCCAGCGCTTCGACCTGCGCCGGATTCCGGTGGAATTGCTCCAGGCACATTTTGCCGAAATTTGCCGCAAGGAAGGCATCGAGGCCGAGCCCGAAGCCCTGCATATTGTCGCCAACGCTGCCGAGGGTTCGGCGCGCGACGGTCTTTCGATCCTCGACCAGGCGATCGCCCATGCCGACCTCGAGACCGAGGGCAGGGTCACGGCAGAGCGCGTTCGGGACATGCTCGGGCTTGCAGACAAGACCGCGCAGAGGCGCCTGTTCGGCCACCTCCTCGCGGGCGAAGGCAAGTCGCTGCTAGGCCTGATTGACGAGCAATATGCGCTTGGCGTCGAACCCCTGGCGCTGATGCGCGCGCAGATGGACCTCGCCCACCGGATAGCGCTGGCGCAGGTATCGGGTGGCGAGGTCGATGCGACGACCGCCGAGGAACGCGATCAGATTTCAGGCTGGGCCAGCTCCTTGGAAGTCGGTCAGGTGCACCGCTTGTGGCAACTCCTGCTCAAGGGTCACGAGGAGGTGCGCCTTGCGCCAGACCCGCTGGTTTCGCTGCGTATGGCCCTGTTGCGGGTCATGCATGCCGGCCAGATGCCCGATCCCGGCAAGTTGGCGAAGAAACTTGAAGAGCTCGCCGAGCGCGGGCCCACGCCTTCGCAAACCCCCACGAACGCGGAAAGCGCGACGCCTGCTGCAAGCGCATCGCTTGATTGGGCGACGCTCGTCGACAAGATAGATCATGCGGGGCAGCCGCTTGCCGCGAGCGTCATGCGCTTGCAGGTTCGCGTGCAGGAACTGGCCGACGGCATCCTCAAGTTCGGGCGCGATCCGAAGTTTACCGACGACGTCCTGCCGATGCTGCGCGATGCCTTGCTGGCCGTGACCGGCAAACGCTGGTCGGTTGAGGTGATTCCCGGCGGCGAGGGCGCTCCCTCGCTCGTCGAGCAGGCGGAGGCCGCCCGCGAGGCTGCCGCTGCCGCAACCCGTTCGCATCCGCTGGTGAAGGCCGCTTTCGAGGCCTTTCCATATGCCGAACTGATCGAAGACGGCGCCGATGCCCCCCGTCGGCGCGATATACCCTGGAGTAGAAACGCATGA
- a CDS encoding YbaB/EbfC family nucleoid-associated protein has protein sequence MNMEEMLAQAQKAAETIQKQMGEAQAKLDELEVVGNAGGGLVQVRATARGRILGVTIDESLMKPEEKQIVEDLVTAAFNDARDKADRVSGEEMAKIQQGIGLPPGMKLPGM, from the coding sequence ATGAACATGGAAGAGATGCTCGCACAGGCCCAGAAGGCTGCCGAGACCATCCAGAAGCAGATGGGCGAGGCGCAGGCCAAGCTCGACGAACTCGAAGTGGTCGGCAACGCCGGCGGCGGCCTTGTGCAGGTCCGCGCCACCGCGCGCGGCCGCATTCTCGGCGTGACCATCGACGAAAGCCTGATGAAACCCGAAGAAAAGCAGATCGTCGAGGACCTCGTCACCGCTGCCTTCAACGATGCGCGCGACAAGGCGGACCGCGTTTCGGGTGAGGAGATGGCCAAGATCCAGCAGGGCATCGGCCTTCCCCCGGGCATGAAGCTGCCGGGAATGTGA
- a CDS encoding ETC complex I subunit → MAARIYQRPKNAMQSGKARTDEWVLEFEQSEARRPDPLMGWTGSGDTQAQVQLTFESKDEAKAYAERYGITARVHATPPKGLKLQAYADNFR, encoded by the coding sequence ATGGCAGCACGAATCTACCAGCGACCGAAGAACGCAATGCAGTCGGGCAAGGCCCGGACTGACGAGTGGGTGCTCGAGTTCGAGCAGTCGGAGGCTCGTCGTCCCGATCCCCTGATGGGCTGGACCGGCAGCGGCGACACGCAGGCTCAGGTACAGCTGACCTTTGAGAGCAAGGACGAGGCGAAGGCCTATGCGGAGCGCTACGGCATCACGGCCCGGGTCCATGCGACCCCGCCCAAGGGTCTCAAGCTGCAGGCTTACGCCGACAATTTTCGGTAA
- the hrpB gene encoding ATP-dependent helicase HrpB: MTRLPIDSVLPDLLAALRRTSGAVLIAPPGAGKTTAVAPALINEEWCTGTIILTSPRRVAARAAAERMAEMLGEKPGETVGYLTRLDSKRSAKTRILVVTEAIFVNTILADPELEGVSAVLFDEAHERHLDSDLGLALALESRSVLREDLRVLVMSATIDGARFASLLGGDTPVIESEGRAHPLRIEWLGSSPQERIEDAMTSAIATAWKQEEGDILAFLPGVGEIERTRERLEARLPSALVLPLHGQVEPAGQRAAIRRDPEGRRRIVLATAIAETSLTLDGVSVVVDSGLSRHAEFDRAAGTTHLVTRRASQAAAAQRAGRAARQGPGVAYRLWEEAGHAGRPAYDPPEMLTADLAPLVLGLARWGTTDPASLQWLDPPPPPSVSAARTTLQALGALDGEGRITPRGEQLAQLPLDPQGAATVLFGAERGVAETAARLALLLQERGLGGRGEDLEQRLSRWNADRGAKAEASRKLAARWARSAESLVVRVGEGGPPPAILLAAGRPEFIAKRRDASGESWVAAGGRGFVLDPASPLARAPYLVIGDAQGQAKGARITAAIALDEADLLEWLPDRIERHQRLRWTGARVEALVERRLGAITLASGSDPSPDPQAIVDMLVEKALENPAKLLPTELLARASYARVEELSPVRLAENADSWLVPLLAGRRDLDLPKGRLADALLAMLDWDTRQRLDRLAPREFTSPAGTTHPIDYAGDDAPSVEVRVQALFGLESHPLVGDTPLLLKLTSPAGRPIQSTRDLAGFWRGSWADVRKEMKGRYPKHRWPEEPWAEKPSLKTKNAFSRSEG; the protein is encoded by the coding sequence GTGACCCGGCTACCGATCGACTCGGTGCTTCCCGACCTGCTCGCCGCACTGCGCCGGACGAGCGGGGCGGTGCTGATTGCGCCGCCTGGCGCGGGCAAGACGACCGCCGTCGCGCCTGCGTTGATCAACGAGGAATGGTGCACGGGTACCATCATCCTGACCTCCCCGCGCCGTGTCGCCGCGAGGGCGGCGGCGGAGCGGATGGCGGAGATGCTGGGCGAGAAGCCGGGCGAAACCGTCGGCTACCTGACCCGCCTCGACAGCAAGCGTTCGGCGAAGACCCGCATTCTCGTGGTGACCGAGGCGATCTTCGTGAACACGATCCTCGCCGATCCCGAGCTGGAGGGCGTGTCCGCGGTGCTGTTCGACGAGGCACACGAACGGCACCTCGACAGCGATCTCGGCCTGGCGCTGGCGCTCGAAAGCCGCAGCGTCCTGCGCGAGGACCTGCGCGTACTGGTCATGTCGGCGACAATCGATGGTGCGCGCTTCGCCAGCCTTCTGGGCGGCGATACTCCTGTCATCGAGAGCGAGGGCAGGGCGCACCCGTTGCGGATCGAGTGGCTGGGCTCCTCGCCGCAGGAGCGTATCGAGGATGCGATGACATCGGCCATCGCTACAGCCTGGAAGCAGGAAGAGGGCGACATCCTTGCCTTCCTTCCCGGCGTCGGCGAGATCGAGCGAACGCGCGAACGGCTGGAGGCGCGGCTTCCCTCGGCGCTGGTCCTGCCACTACATGGGCAGGTCGAGCCGGCGGGACAACGTGCCGCCATTCGCCGCGATCCGGAAGGTCGGCGCAGGATCGTATTGGCGACCGCCATTGCCGAGACCTCGCTGACCCTCGACGGCGTGTCGGTGGTGGTCGACAGCGGCCTGTCACGCCATGCCGAATTCGACCGTGCCGCCGGGACCACCCATCTCGTTACCCGCCGTGCCAGTCAGGCTGCCGCCGCCCAGCGCGCGGGGCGCGCGGCGCGCCAGGGGCCGGGCGTCGCCTATCGCCTATGGGAGGAAGCGGGGCACGCAGGGCGGCCCGCCTACGACCCGCCCGAAATGCTTACGGCCGACCTAGCCCCGCTGGTGCTGGGCCTTGCGCGGTGGGGAACCACCGATCCCGCCAGCCTGCAATGGCTGGACCCGCCACCGCCTCCCTCGGTCTCTGCAGCCCGCACCACACTTCAGGCACTCGGCGCGCTCGACGGGGAAGGGCGTATAACCCCGCGCGGCGAGCAACTCGCGCAGCTTCCGCTCGACCCGCAAGGTGCCGCGACGGTGCTGTTCGGAGCCGAGCGCGGAGTGGCCGAAACCGCCGCGCGGTTGGCGCTGCTGTTGCAGGAGCGCGGGCTTGGCGGGCGCGGCGAGGATCTCGAACAGCGGCTGTCGCGCTGGAATGCGGATCGCGGGGCCAAGGCGGAGGCAAGCCGCAAGTTGGCCGCACGCTGGGCAAGGAGCGCCGAAAGCCTTGTCGTCAGGGTTGGCGAGGGCGGACCACCCCCCGCGATCCTCCTTGCCGCTGGACGCCCCGAATTTATCGCAAAGCGTCGCGATGCGAGCGGCGAAAGTTGGGTGGCCGCAGGAGGCAGGGGCTTCGTACTCGATCCCGCATCGCCGCTGGCGCGCGCGCCATACCTCGTGATCGGCGATGCGCAGGGGCAGGCGAAGGGTGCGCGTATCACTGCCGCTATCGCGCTCGACGAAGCCGACTTGCTCGAGTGGCTGCCCGACAGGATCGAACGCCACCAGCGCCTGCGATGGACCGGCGCGCGGGTCGAGGCGCTCGTCGAGAGGCGGCTGGGAGCGATCACGCTGGCAAGCGGTTCGGACCCGTCGCCCGATCCGCAGGCGATTGTGGACATGCTTGTGGAAAAGGCACTGGAGAACCCGGCAAAACTCCTTCCGACGGAACTGCTTGCACGCGCCAGCTATGCCCGTGTCGAGGAATTATCGCCTGTCCGACTGGCCGAAAATGCCGATAGCTGGCTGGTTCCCCTGCTTGCCGGTCGACGCGACCTCGACCTGCCGAAGGGCAGGCTGGCGGACGCGCTTCTCGCAATGCTTGATTGGGATACGCGCCAGCGGCTCGATCGGCTGGCACCTCGCGAATTCACCTCGCCAGCGGGGACGACCCACCCGATCGACTATGCCGGGGACGATGCCCCCAGCGTCGAGGTGCGCGTGCAGGCCCTGTTCGGACTCGAAAGCCATCCGCTGGTCGGTGACACGCCGCTCCTGCTCAAGCTCACCAGTCCGGCGGGCCGGCCGATCCAGTCGACACGCGACCTAGCCGGATTCTGGCGCGGCAGCTGGGCCGATGTTCGCAAGGAGATGAAGGGTCGCTATCCCAAGCATCGCTGGCCGGAGGAACCTTGGGCCGAAAAGCCCAGTTTGAAGACCAAGAACGCCTTTTCTCGCTCGGAAGGTTGA